A genome region from Hippopotamus amphibius kiboko isolate mHipAmp2 chromosome 1, mHipAmp2.hap2, whole genome shotgun sequence includes the following:
- the ENTREP3 gene encoding protein ENTREP3 isoform X3 codes for MMPSPSDSSRSLTSRPSTRGLTHLRLHRPWLQALLTLGLAQVLLGILVVTFSMVASSVTTTESVKRSCPSWAGFSISFFSLLSVLCVMLSMAGSVLSCKNAQLARDFQECNLDGKVCVCCPSVPLLRPCPESGQELKVAPNSTCDEARGALKNLLFSVCGLTVCAALICTLSAIVCCIQIFSLDLVHTQLAPERSVSGPLGPLGCASSPPAPLLHTMLDLEEFVPPVPPPPYYPPEYTCSSETDAQSITYNGSMDSPVPLYPTDCPPSYEAVMGLRGDSQATLFDPQLHDGSCICERVASIVDVSMDSGSLVLSAIGDLPGGSSPSEDSCLLELQGSVRSVDYVLFRSIQRSRAGYCLSLDCGLRGPFEDSPLPRRPPRAARSYSCSAPEAPPPLGAPTAARSCHRLEGWPPWVGPCFPELRRRVPRGSSRPAAAPPPRAPARRFSDSSGSLTPPGHQPPHPAPPPPLLLPRSHSDPGITTSSDTAEFRDLYTKVLEEEAASISSADTGLCSEACLFRLARCPSPKLLRARSAEKRRPVPTFQKVPLPLGPAPAHSLGDLKGSWPGRGLVTRFLQMSRKAPDPNGNGAHGHKQVPRSPWGRPGRESLHLRSCGDLSSGSSLRRLLSGRRLERGARPHSLSLNGGNRETGL; via the exons ATGATGCCCTCGCCTAGTGATTCCAGCCGCTCGCTGACTAGCCGGCCTAGCACCCGGGGCCTTACCCACCTCCGCCTCCACCGACCCTGGCTGCAGGCTCTGCTCACGCTGGGGCTGGCTCAGGTGCTCCTGGGTATCCTGGTGGTCACCTTCAGCATGGTGGCCTCCTCCGTCACCACCACCGAGAGCGTCAAGAGATCCTGCCCGTCTTGGGCTGGATTCTCG atctccttcttctccttgctTTCGGTGCTCTGTGTCATGCTCAGCATGGCTGGCTCTGTTCTCTCCTGTAAAAACGCTCAGCTGGCCCGAGACTTCCAAGAATGCAACTTG GACGGAAAGGTCTGTGTGTGCTGCCCCTCTGTTCCTCTACTGCGGCCCTGTCCAGAGTCAGGGCAGGAACTGAAAGTTGCCCCTAACTCCACCTGTGATGAAGCCCGAGGGGCCCTTAAG AACTTGCTCTTTAGTGTCTGTGGTCTCACCGTTTGTGCCGCCCTAATCTGTACCCTCTCTGCTATTGTTTGCTGCATCCAGATCTTCTCCCTGGACCTTGTGCACACA CAGTTGGCCCCTGAGCGCTCAGTGTCAGGCCCTCTGGGGCCTCTGGGCTGTGCATCCtcgcccccagcccctctcctacACACCATGCTGGACTTGGAGGAATTCGTACCGCCTGTGCCCCCGCCACCCTACTATCCCCCAGAGTACACCTGCAGCtcagaaacagatgcacagag CATCACCTACAATGGCTCTATGGACAGCCCGGTACCCTTGTACCCTACTGATTGCCCCCCTTCTTATGAGGCCGTCATGGGGCTACGAGGAGACAGCCAG GCCACTCTGTTTGACCCTCAGCTTCATGATGGTTCCTGCATCTGCGAGCGAGTGGCCTCCATTGTAGATG TGTCCATGGACAGCGGGTCTCTGGTGCTGTCAGCCATCGGCGACCTCCCCGGGGGTTCCAGCCCGTCGGAGGACTCGTGCCTGCTGGAGCTGCAGGGCTCCGTGCGCTCCGTTGACTACGTGCTCTTCCGCTCTATTCAGCGCAGCCGCGCCGGCTACTGCCTCAGCCTGGACTGCGGCCTGCGGGGCCCCTTTGAGGACAGCCCCCTACCCCGGCGGCCCCCGAGAGCTGCCCGCTCCTATTCCTGCTCTGcccccgaggccccgcccccgctggGTGCCCCCACAGCTGCCCGCAGCTGCCACCGGCTGGAGGGCTGGCCACCTTGGGTGGGACCCTGCTTCCCCGAGTTGAGGCGGCGGGTCCCCCGGGGAAGCAGCCGGCccgctgcagcccctcccccccgaGCCCCGGCCCGCCGCTTCAGCGATAGCTCAGGTTCCCTCACCCCCCCGGGGCACCAGCCTCCTCACCCGGCTCCCCCGCCACCGCTGCTGCTGCCACGGTCCCACAGTGACCCGGGCATCACCACCTCCAGCGACACCG ctgAATTCAGGGACCTTTATACCAAAGTGCTTGAGGAAGAAGCTGCTTCCATTTCCTCTGCAGATACAG ggcTCTGCTCTGAAGCCTGCCTCTTCCGTCTAGCCCGTTGCCCTTCCCCCAAATTGCTACGTGCCCGCTCAGCCGAGAAACGGCGCCCTGTGCCCACCTTCCAGAAGGTCCCCCTGCCCTTGGGCCCTGCACCTGCCCACTCCCTGGGGGATCTGAAGGGCAGCTGGCCAGGCCGGGGCTTGGTCACTCGTTTCCTCCAGATGTCTAGGAAGGCCCCCGATCCCAATGGGAATGGAGCCCATGGACATAAGCAG GTGCCCCGGAGCCCATGGGGCCGGCCAGGCCGAGAGAGCCTCCACCTTCGCAGCTGCGGCGACCTCAGCTCCGGCTCCTCCCTGAGGCGCCTCCTGTCTGGCCGCAGGCTGGAGCGTGGTGCCCGCCCCCACAGCCTCAGCCTCAATGGGGGCAACCGGGAGACTGGGCTCTGA
- the ENTREP3 gene encoding protein ENTREP3 isoform X2: MMPSPSDSSRSLTSRPSTRGLTHLRLHRPWLQALLTLGLAQVLLGILVVTFSMVASSVTTTESVKRSCPSWAGFSLAFSGVVGIVSWKRPFTLVISFFSLLSVLCVMLSMAGSVLSCKNAQLARDFQECNLDGKVCVCCPSVPLLRPCPESGQELKVAPNSTCDEARGALKNLLFSVCGLTVCAALICTLSAIVCCIQIFSLDLVHTLAPERSVSGPLGPLGCASSPPAPLLHTMLDLEEFVPPVPPPPYYPPEYTCSSETDAQSITYNGSMDSPVPLYPTDCPPSYEAVMGLRGDSQATLFDPQLHDGSCICERVASIVDVSMDSGSLVLSAIGDLPGGSSPSEDSCLLELQGSVRSVDYVLFRSIQRSRAGYCLSLDCGLRGPFEDSPLPRRPPRAARSYSCSAPEAPPPLGAPTAARSCHRLEGWPPWVGPCFPELRRRVPRGSSRPAAAPPPRAPARRFSDSSGSLTPPGHQPPHPAPPPPLLLPRSHSDPGITTSSDTAEFRDLYTKVLEEEAASISSADTGLCSEACLFRLARCPSPKLLRARSAEKRRPVPTFQKVPLPLGPAPAHSLGDLKGSWPGRGLVTRFLQMSRKAPDPNGNGAHGHKQVPRSPWGRPGRESLHLRSCGDLSSGSSLRRLLSGRRLERGARPHSLSLNGGNRETGL, encoded by the exons ATGATGCCCTCGCCTAGTGATTCCAGCCGCTCGCTGACTAGCCGGCCTAGCACCCGGGGCCTTACCCACCTCCGCCTCCACCGACCCTGGCTGCAGGCTCTGCTCACGCTGGGGCTGGCTCAGGTGCTCCTGGGTATCCTGGTGGTCACCTTCAGCATGGTGGCCTCCTCCGTCACCACCACCGAGAGCGTCAAGAGATCCTGCCCGTCTTGGGCTGGATTCTCG CTGGCGTTTTCCGGGGTGGTTGGCATTGTGTCTTGGAAGCGGCCGTTCACTCTAGTG atctccttcttctccttgctTTCGGTGCTCTGTGTCATGCTCAGCATGGCTGGCTCTGTTCTCTCCTGTAAAAACGCTCAGCTGGCCCGAGACTTCCAAGAATGCAACTTG GACGGAAAGGTCTGTGTGTGCTGCCCCTCTGTTCCTCTACTGCGGCCCTGTCCAGAGTCAGGGCAGGAACTGAAAGTTGCCCCTAACTCCACCTGTGATGAAGCCCGAGGGGCCCTTAAG AACTTGCTCTTTAGTGTCTGTGGTCTCACCGTTTGTGCCGCCCTAATCTGTACCCTCTCTGCTATTGTTTGCTGCATCCAGATCTTCTCCCTGGACCTTGTGCACACA TTGGCCCCTGAGCGCTCAGTGTCAGGCCCTCTGGGGCCTCTGGGCTGTGCATCCtcgcccccagcccctctcctacACACCATGCTGGACTTGGAGGAATTCGTACCGCCTGTGCCCCCGCCACCCTACTATCCCCCAGAGTACACCTGCAGCtcagaaacagatgcacagag CATCACCTACAATGGCTCTATGGACAGCCCGGTACCCTTGTACCCTACTGATTGCCCCCCTTCTTATGAGGCCGTCATGGGGCTACGAGGAGACAGCCAG GCCACTCTGTTTGACCCTCAGCTTCATGATGGTTCCTGCATCTGCGAGCGAGTGGCCTCCATTGTAGATG TGTCCATGGACAGCGGGTCTCTGGTGCTGTCAGCCATCGGCGACCTCCCCGGGGGTTCCAGCCCGTCGGAGGACTCGTGCCTGCTGGAGCTGCAGGGCTCCGTGCGCTCCGTTGACTACGTGCTCTTCCGCTCTATTCAGCGCAGCCGCGCCGGCTACTGCCTCAGCCTGGACTGCGGCCTGCGGGGCCCCTTTGAGGACAGCCCCCTACCCCGGCGGCCCCCGAGAGCTGCCCGCTCCTATTCCTGCTCTGcccccgaggccccgcccccgctggGTGCCCCCACAGCTGCCCGCAGCTGCCACCGGCTGGAGGGCTGGCCACCTTGGGTGGGACCCTGCTTCCCCGAGTTGAGGCGGCGGGTCCCCCGGGGAAGCAGCCGGCccgctgcagcccctcccccccgaGCCCCGGCCCGCCGCTTCAGCGATAGCTCAGGTTCCCTCACCCCCCCGGGGCACCAGCCTCCTCACCCGGCTCCCCCGCCACCGCTGCTGCTGCCACGGTCCCACAGTGACCCGGGCATCACCACCTCCAGCGACACCG ctgAATTCAGGGACCTTTATACCAAAGTGCTTGAGGAAGAAGCTGCTTCCATTTCCTCTGCAGATACAG ggcTCTGCTCTGAAGCCTGCCTCTTCCGTCTAGCCCGTTGCCCTTCCCCCAAATTGCTACGTGCCCGCTCAGCCGAGAAACGGCGCCCTGTGCCCACCTTCCAGAAGGTCCCCCTGCCCTTGGGCCCTGCACCTGCCCACTCCCTGGGGGATCTGAAGGGCAGCTGGCCAGGCCGGGGCTTGGTCACTCGTTTCCTCCAGATGTCTAGGAAGGCCCCCGATCCCAATGGGAATGGAGCCCATGGACATAAGCAG GTGCCCCGGAGCCCATGGGGCCGGCCAGGCCGAGAGAGCCTCCACCTTCGCAGCTGCGGCGACCTCAGCTCCGGCTCCTCCCTGAGGCGCCTCCTGTCTGGCCGCAGGCTGGAGCGTGGTGCCCGCCCCCACAGCCTCAGCCTCAATGGGGGCAACCGGGAGACTGGGCTCTGA
- the ENTREP3 gene encoding protein ENTREP3 isoform X1 has translation MMPSPSDSSRSLTSRPSTRGLTHLRLHRPWLQALLTLGLAQVLLGILVVTFSMVASSVTTTESVKRSCPSWAGFSLAFSGVVGIVSWKRPFTLVISFFSLLSVLCVMLSMAGSVLSCKNAQLARDFQECNLDGKVCVCCPSVPLLRPCPESGQELKVAPNSTCDEARGALKNLLFSVCGLTVCAALICTLSAIVCCIQIFSLDLVHTQLAPERSVSGPLGPLGCASSPPAPLLHTMLDLEEFVPPVPPPPYYPPEYTCSSETDAQSITYNGSMDSPVPLYPTDCPPSYEAVMGLRGDSQATLFDPQLHDGSCICERVASIVDVSMDSGSLVLSAIGDLPGGSSPSEDSCLLELQGSVRSVDYVLFRSIQRSRAGYCLSLDCGLRGPFEDSPLPRRPPRAARSYSCSAPEAPPPLGAPTAARSCHRLEGWPPWVGPCFPELRRRVPRGSSRPAAAPPPRAPARRFSDSSGSLTPPGHQPPHPAPPPPLLLPRSHSDPGITTSSDTAEFRDLYTKVLEEEAASISSADTGLCSEACLFRLARCPSPKLLRARSAEKRRPVPTFQKVPLPLGPAPAHSLGDLKGSWPGRGLVTRFLQMSRKAPDPNGNGAHGHKQVPRSPWGRPGRESLHLRSCGDLSSGSSLRRLLSGRRLERGARPHSLSLNGGNRETGL, from the exons ATGATGCCCTCGCCTAGTGATTCCAGCCGCTCGCTGACTAGCCGGCCTAGCACCCGGGGCCTTACCCACCTCCGCCTCCACCGACCCTGGCTGCAGGCTCTGCTCACGCTGGGGCTGGCTCAGGTGCTCCTGGGTATCCTGGTGGTCACCTTCAGCATGGTGGCCTCCTCCGTCACCACCACCGAGAGCGTCAAGAGATCCTGCCCGTCTTGGGCTGGATTCTCG CTGGCGTTTTCCGGGGTGGTTGGCATTGTGTCTTGGAAGCGGCCGTTCACTCTAGTG atctccttcttctccttgctTTCGGTGCTCTGTGTCATGCTCAGCATGGCTGGCTCTGTTCTCTCCTGTAAAAACGCTCAGCTGGCCCGAGACTTCCAAGAATGCAACTTG GACGGAAAGGTCTGTGTGTGCTGCCCCTCTGTTCCTCTACTGCGGCCCTGTCCAGAGTCAGGGCAGGAACTGAAAGTTGCCCCTAACTCCACCTGTGATGAAGCCCGAGGGGCCCTTAAG AACTTGCTCTTTAGTGTCTGTGGTCTCACCGTTTGTGCCGCCCTAATCTGTACCCTCTCTGCTATTGTTTGCTGCATCCAGATCTTCTCCCTGGACCTTGTGCACACA CAGTTGGCCCCTGAGCGCTCAGTGTCAGGCCCTCTGGGGCCTCTGGGCTGTGCATCCtcgcccccagcccctctcctacACACCATGCTGGACTTGGAGGAATTCGTACCGCCTGTGCCCCCGCCACCCTACTATCCCCCAGAGTACACCTGCAGCtcagaaacagatgcacagag CATCACCTACAATGGCTCTATGGACAGCCCGGTACCCTTGTACCCTACTGATTGCCCCCCTTCTTATGAGGCCGTCATGGGGCTACGAGGAGACAGCCAG GCCACTCTGTTTGACCCTCAGCTTCATGATGGTTCCTGCATCTGCGAGCGAGTGGCCTCCATTGTAGATG TGTCCATGGACAGCGGGTCTCTGGTGCTGTCAGCCATCGGCGACCTCCCCGGGGGTTCCAGCCCGTCGGAGGACTCGTGCCTGCTGGAGCTGCAGGGCTCCGTGCGCTCCGTTGACTACGTGCTCTTCCGCTCTATTCAGCGCAGCCGCGCCGGCTACTGCCTCAGCCTGGACTGCGGCCTGCGGGGCCCCTTTGAGGACAGCCCCCTACCCCGGCGGCCCCCGAGAGCTGCCCGCTCCTATTCCTGCTCTGcccccgaggccccgcccccgctggGTGCCCCCACAGCTGCCCGCAGCTGCCACCGGCTGGAGGGCTGGCCACCTTGGGTGGGACCCTGCTTCCCCGAGTTGAGGCGGCGGGTCCCCCGGGGAAGCAGCCGGCccgctgcagcccctcccccccgaGCCCCGGCCCGCCGCTTCAGCGATAGCTCAGGTTCCCTCACCCCCCCGGGGCACCAGCCTCCTCACCCGGCTCCCCCGCCACCGCTGCTGCTGCCACGGTCCCACAGTGACCCGGGCATCACCACCTCCAGCGACACCG ctgAATTCAGGGACCTTTATACCAAAGTGCTTGAGGAAGAAGCTGCTTCCATTTCCTCTGCAGATACAG ggcTCTGCTCTGAAGCCTGCCTCTTCCGTCTAGCCCGTTGCCCTTCCCCCAAATTGCTACGTGCCCGCTCAGCCGAGAAACGGCGCCCTGTGCCCACCTTCCAGAAGGTCCCCCTGCCCTTGGGCCCTGCACCTGCCCACTCCCTGGGGGATCTGAAGGGCAGCTGGCCAGGCCGGGGCTTGGTCACTCGTTTCCTCCAGATGTCTAGGAAGGCCCCCGATCCCAATGGGAATGGAGCCCATGGACATAAGCAG GTGCCCCGGAGCCCATGGGGCCGGCCAGGCCGAGAGAGCCTCCACCTTCGCAGCTGCGGCGACCTCAGCTCCGGCTCCTCCCTGAGGCGCCTCCTGTCTGGCCGCAGGCTGGAGCGTGGTGCCCGCCCCCACAGCCTCAGCCTCAATGGGGGCAACCGGGAGACTGGGCTCTGA
- the SCAMP3 gene encoding secretory carrier-associated membrane protein 3 isoform X2, with protein MAQSRDGGNPFAEPGELDNPFQPPPSYEPPAPVPIAPPSAPPLQSSRKLSPTEPKNYGSYSTQASAAAATAELLKKQEELNRKAEELDRRERELQHAALGGAATRQNNWPPLPSFCPVQPCFFQDISMEIPQEFQKTVSTMYYLWMCSTLALLLNFLACLASFCVETSNGSGFGLSILWILLFTPCSFVCWYRPMYKAFRSDSSFNFFVFFFIFFVQDVLFVLQAIGIPGWGFSGWISALVVLKSNTAVAVLMLLVALFFTGIAVLGIVMLKRIHSLYRRTGASFQKAQQEFAAGVFSNPAVRTAAASAAAGAAENAFRAP; from the exons ATGGCTCAAAGCAGAGACGGTGGAAACCCCTTCGCCGAGCCCGGAGAGCTTGACAACCCCTTTCAG CCACCACCAAGCTATGAGCCTCCTGCCCCTGTTCCGATAGCTCCACCCTCAGCTCCCCCCTTGCAGTCCTCAAGAAAGCTCAGCCCCACAGAACCCAAGAACTATGGCTCCTACAGCACCCAG GCTTCAGCTGCAGCAGCTACAGCTGAGCTGCTAAAGAAGCAGGAGGAGCTCAACCGGAAGGCAGAAGAGTTGGACCGGAGGGAGCGAGAACTCCAGCATGCTGCCCTGGGGGGCGCAGCTA CTCGACAGAACAATTGGCCCCCTCTACCTTCTTTTTGCCCAGTTCAGCCCTGCTTTTTCCAGGACATCTCCATGGAGATCCCCCAAGAATTTCAGAAGACAGTATCCACCATGTACTACCTCTGGATGT GCAGCACTCTGGCTCTCCTCCTGAATTTTCTTGCCTGTCTGGCCAGCTTCTGTGTGGAGACCAGCAATGGCTCAGGCTTCGGGCTCTCTATCCTCTGGATCCTCCTCTTCACTCCCTGCTCCTTCGTCTGCTGGTACCGCCCCATGTATAAGGCTTTCCG GAGTGACAGTTCATTCAACTTCTTcgttttcttcttcattttcttcgtCCAGGATGTTCTGTTTGTCCTCCAGGCCATTGGCATTCCAGGTTGGGGGTTCAG TGGCTGGATCTCCGCTCTGGTGGTGCTGAAGTCCAACACGGCTGTAGCTGTGCTCATGCTGCTGGTTGCCCTCTTCTTCACTGGCATTGCTGTGCTGGGAATTGTGATGCTGAAGCGG ATCCACTCCTTGTACCGCCGCACAGGTGCCAGCTTTCAGAAGGCCCAGCAAGAATTTGCAGCTGGTGTCTTCTCCAACCCTGCGGTGCGAACCGCAGCTGCCAGTGCAGCCGCTGGGGCTGCCGAAAATGCCTTCCGGGCCCCGTGA
- the SCAMP3 gene encoding secretory carrier-associated membrane protein 3 isoform X1 encodes MAQSRDGGNPFAEPGELDNPFQDPAVIQHRPSTHYATLDVYNPFDTREPPPSYEPPAPVPIAPPSAPPLQSSRKLSPTEPKNYGSYSTQASAAAATAELLKKQEELNRKAEELDRRERELQHAALGGAATRQNNWPPLPSFCPVQPCFFQDISMEIPQEFQKTVSTMYYLWMCSTLALLLNFLACLASFCVETSNGSGFGLSILWILLFTPCSFVCWYRPMYKAFRSDSSFNFFVFFFIFFVQDVLFVLQAIGIPGWGFSGWISALVVLKSNTAVAVLMLLVALFFTGIAVLGIVMLKRIHSLYRRTGASFQKAQQEFAAGVFSNPAVRTAAASAAAGAAENAFRAP; translated from the exons ATGGCTCAAAGCAGAGACGGTGGAAACCCCTTCGCCGAGCCCGGAGAGCTTGACAACCCCTTTCAG GACCCTGCTGTGATCCAGCACCGACCAAGCACACACTATGCCACGCTTGATGTCTACAACCCTTTTGACACCCGAGAG CCACCACCAAGCTATGAGCCTCCTGCCCCTGTTCCGATAGCTCCACCCTCAGCTCCCCCCTTGCAGTCCTCAAGAAAGCTCAGCCCCACAGAACCCAAGAACTATGGCTCCTACAGCACCCAG GCTTCAGCTGCAGCAGCTACAGCTGAGCTGCTAAAGAAGCAGGAGGAGCTCAACCGGAAGGCAGAAGAGTTGGACCGGAGGGAGCGAGAACTCCAGCATGCTGCCCTGGGGGGCGCAGCTA CTCGACAGAACAATTGGCCCCCTCTACCTTCTTTTTGCCCAGTTCAGCCCTGCTTTTTCCAGGACATCTCCATGGAGATCCCCCAAGAATTTCAGAAGACAGTATCCACCATGTACTACCTCTGGATGT GCAGCACTCTGGCTCTCCTCCTGAATTTTCTTGCCTGTCTGGCCAGCTTCTGTGTGGAGACCAGCAATGGCTCAGGCTTCGGGCTCTCTATCCTCTGGATCCTCCTCTTCACTCCCTGCTCCTTCGTCTGCTGGTACCGCCCCATGTATAAGGCTTTCCG GAGTGACAGTTCATTCAACTTCTTcgttttcttcttcattttcttcgtCCAGGATGTTCTGTTTGTCCTCCAGGCCATTGGCATTCCAGGTTGGGGGTTCAG TGGCTGGATCTCCGCTCTGGTGGTGCTGAAGTCCAACACGGCTGTAGCTGTGCTCATGCTGCTGGTTGCCCTCTTCTTCACTGGCATTGCTGTGCTGGGAATTGTGATGCTGAAGCGG ATCCACTCCTTGTACCGCCGCACAGGTGCCAGCTTTCAGAAGGCCCAGCAAGAATTTGCAGCTGGTGTCTTCTCCAACCCTGCGGTGCGAACCGCAGCTGCCAGTGCAGCCGCTGGGGCTGCCGAAAATGCCTTCCGGGCCCCGTGA